The Micromonas commoda chromosome 1, complete sequence region cggcaccctcggcacccccggaGAAGAGTCTGCGCCTGCGGttcggtcgacgcgcgggcgacggcgacaagaTCATCGAGagcgtcgaccccgacgctCCGGaggaccggcgccgcgcgtgcgtccccgcgtcggcaccctcggcaccaccctcggcaccccagGTCGTCCCGAGGGGAGCCGGGgagcccccgcgcgacgacgcgaggctgctcagccccgacgccgactgcgacgtcgcgtccacgaaaacgtcaccctcgtcctcatcctcggaCTCGTAAGTCTCGCTAACCTCGTCGTTCCCCCCAGAAGGAAAGTCTTTGCCCCACCGGGGTCCGTtcatcaccgacgccgcTTCGGACTcgtgcggcgccgccgatgtcgcgggttcgattcccggcgccgccgcctgaacggacgacgacgacgacggcttccgcgtcgctcgactCGGGTCCCTCAACTCGGCGAAGATCGAAACCACCTGGACGTGGCATTGAAACGcgaagacgaggacgggTAGCGCGAGGATCGTCCCTTTGTCCAACACCCACGCCCGAACGTGGGGGGTGGACCCGACGGAGCTGTTTGACGACGGGGTGGATTTAGCCAAAAAGTCGTTCGTGTCcgggcctccgccgccgccagaccggtgacgcgtcatcgtcgcgatgTGTAAAAAGACGTCGAAAAAGAGCGCTTTAacggcgtcgatgcccttggctacgacgacgacggcggtgtACAGCAGCGCCAGCACgctgaacgacgacgcgaacgccatCCGTTCCATGCTCCGCAGCAGGCTCAGCGGCAGCATGACGCACGTGGACGTGAACAGCACGATGACGGACCtgttcgcggcgaacgagccgGATCCAAAGGCTCGCGCGTTGAACTCCCCGAACGAGTCCGCGCACACGATCGTGTAGGCGACGCAGCTCCCGAACACGTACGCGATGAGCGTCAGGGACAccacgtgcgcggcgaaccACCCCATGCTCTTTCTCACCAGCTCCTGgtacgagctcgcgccgtacgccctcgccgccctcgtcagCACGTTGAGGGTGAGCACGCTGATCGCCATGACGAGGCACAGCGAGAGCGCCCCGAGGACGGCTCCCATGGATCGCACGGCGAAGGGAACGCCGaggaccccggcgccgatggcgcaGTTGATGAGGTTAAACGCCGTGGAGAGcacgctcgcgcgacgcggcgtctccgacgacgtcatcgtctcTCACTTCAACCCCCCCCGGGGACGCCCCGCCCTTCCCCTCGCTTCTCCCGAATCCCTCGAGGCGCGCTCGGGTTACTCGAACCCCGGGGGCAGCGGCCTGCCTTGGCGCCGGTATCGCTCCACCTTGCGCtcctgcgtcgccgcgaagatcgccgcgaaggtGCCGAGTGAGAGGAAGGAGAGGACGCCGAGCGTGAACCGATCGGACGCGGCCATGTGCTGCGCCGCTCGCTTCCCGTCTGGAccagcgtcgcgccccccggTCCGTCTCACACACACTGCACGGCGTGATATCTGATAGGTCTCGATTAGTGCCACTTTTTGTCCCCTTTGCTTACCGCGAAAGCAAAGTGGattttcgtatgggcaaATAGTCAGACATCAATTCGCGTTCGCGGTATTTCGGCCTTCGCGAGAGCAAAATCGGGGCCGAGGCCTCCTGGCGAGTCGCCGGAGAGCGGTCCCGAAGAAGGCAAAATTGCCCGAAAATCGACCTGATTTCAAACTATTTGCCCATACAAAACAGCCACTTTGCTTTCGCGGTAGCAAAAGGGGACAAAAAGTGGCACTAATCGGGACCCTATCTGATGGCGTCGGACTGAACGATTGGTAGACTAATTATCCGTCCGTCGGGCACACTCGGGGGCACGCTCGCGTcagggccgccgcgacgcccctcgCGTTTCGGCGAGATGCCGGGCGACCTGCGgctgtcgccgtcgctgacgCCGTCCAAGGTGTACCACGACCCCGACCGATCCAGCGCGCGGAAGAAGGCTCCACCCGGAACGCACGCTCGCCGGCAGCTCGATTTAGGGGAGGATGCCAAAAACAACAACGACGCTCGGAGAGTGCGCGTCCCGGGCCCGCCCCGCGGCAGGGTATTCGACCAGGGCCCCGAGAGACCCGGGAGCGACGATCCGCCGTGGGCCAGGCGGCTTCGTCTCAAGCTCCGGGACGTTCGCGCcatggcggacgaggacatcgacgacgacgacgacgacgacgacgacgacgagccgatctccgcggcgatgggcgcggagggagacggcccgacgtcgcgacgcgctcccaCGATGAGGCTCCGGGGCAACCTCGAAGACATCCTGGCGCTGTACGAGCCGGGCAACGAGAAACCCGAGGGGTTCGAGGTCTCCATCACGTCCCCGaggtcggcggtggcgtgccTCAAAGCCAAATGCGACCCAAACTCTTTGGTCCCTCGGCCGGAACCCGTCTTCGCGCCGCAAAACCAAAAGAACGTCTGCGCCAGGCGCAGGAaggagcagcgcgcgagGTTAACCGCCctgctcgcgcgacgcgacgccatGGACGACCCGAGGGAGGTGGCGCGGATGGCGAGAGAGCTCTCGGGCGCCGCCCAGGCCGAGGCTAAATTTAAGGAAAAGGAAAATGAGAGACAAAGGCgacgggacgacgtcgacgagcgggtgctcgcggcgttggcgaaagcggagctcgaggcggcgacttTGATGGACGACCTGAACgacatcgcgtccgcggcggaccatgaggagctggcgaggttcggggaggcggcgagggagcgaGAGCGGATCGCGGCGAAAGACGCGGCTCGATCGAGGAACCTACACGGAAGGTCACCGGTTCGaaccccgagctcgccgccgagccgtacattcgtcgccgcctccccggcgacgcccagacggacgacgcccggCCGAGACAAGGCTGATTTCCTCGCGAGCGCTCCCCGGGTGGCTTTTGACGCGTCTTCGATCCTCGCCGATCGAGCCGACATCGAGCGGCGAACGATGGAAGCGTTGGAGCGAGAACGGGCGGATGCCGAACGCGCCACCGCCAAACGAacggaggcgctggagcgtAAGAGGGCGGACCTGAGGCGCGTGGAGGAAGCggtccgcgcgtccgtcgagcggcgacgcgaggaggaacgaAAGTATTATAACGCGATGCGGGCGAGGACCGAGGCGAGGACCGAGGAGGAAatcgcggtcgcggagaaggagctgaaggcggaggaggcgcgggtgcgcgcgacgaacgaggcgcgcgaggcgtcgttCGAGGGCACCCGCGGGGGGGGCACGCGGGAcacggacgtcgcggcgcggggcggacggACGGTCGATTCGTCCGCGCCcggaatcgaacccgcgacgtcggcgatcgaCCCGGCGCCCTCTTCGCCGGTGGGACACCACGCGCGACCGGTCTCGGCGCCCCCCCGCGGTGTTACGAcccccgcgcacgtcgccgctcacccgacgccgtcagTGCGGGGTTCAATTGACCggacatcgtcgtcgtcagtaACGGTCAGTAACGGTCATACCGAACgggccgcgcgtcgagccgcgTTTGcagacgcggaggcggacgagagAGCGTCgtacgaggcggcggcggctgagctGGCGAGACAAAAAATCGCTCGAGCCCGGCTGCAGcgagacgccgacgccctcgttcgccaggagcgacgcgtcgcggagaag contains the following coding sequences:
- a CDS encoding predicted protein, with the translated sequence MPGDLRLSPSLTPSKVYHDPDRSSARKKAPPGTHARRQLDLGEDAKNNNDARRVRVPGPPRGRVFDQGPERPGSDDPPWARRLRLKLRDVRAMADEDIDDDDDDDDDDEPISAAMGAEGDGPTSRRAPTMRLRGNLEDILALYEPGNEKPEGFEVSITSPRSAVACLKAKCDPNSLVPRPEPVFAPQNQKNVCARRRKEQRARLTALLARRDAMDDPREVARMARELSGAAQAEAKFKEKENERQRRRDDVDERVLAALAKAELEAATLMDDLNDIASAADHEELARFGEAARERERIAAKDAARSRNLHGRSPVRTPSSPPSRTFVAASPATPRRTTPGRDKADFLASAPRVAFDASSILADRADIERRTMEALERERADAERATAKRTEALERKRADLRRVEEAVRASVERRREEERKYYNAMRARTEARTEEEIAVAEKELKAEEARVRATNEAREASFEGTRGGGTRDTDVAARGGRTVDSSAPGIEPATSAIDPAPSSPVGHHARPVSAPPRGVTTPAHVAAHPTPSVRGSIDRTSSSSVTVSNGHTERAARRAAFADAEADERASYEAAAAELARQKIARARLQRDADALVRQERRVAEKQRRADGVARRKEWNAKAESADREACRVRVQMRLDAARKKKEAIDEEHASALAMRGAEREERREVAALQRARARAADAEWRASIARERHVKICATSEKLDRRLRLESARVAAELARDEEAFLAKIASRAERIGVEADGVMARAFDVEARAEEEAYRREASAGRMHFEHSGAFATSLGDDGRVVSSPVGAKKVYDASLDGSTHGLDVFVATPGVVRGPGALFSYEPGSSETGE
- a CDS encoding amino Acid/Auxin permease family (amino acid) gives rise to the protein MTSSETPRRASVLSTAFNLINCAIGAGVLGVPFAVRSMGAVLGALSLCLVMAISVLTLNVLTRAARAYGASSYQELVRKSMGWFAAHVVSLTLIAYVFGSCVAYTIVCADSFGEFNARAFGSGSFAANRSVIVLFTSTCVMLPLSLLRSMERMAFASSFSVLALLYTAVVVVAKGIDAVKALFFDVFLHIATMTRHRSGGGGGPDTNDFLAKSTPSSNSSVGSTPHVRAWVLDKGTILALPVLVFAFQCHVQVVSIFAELRDPSRATRKPSSSSSVQAAAPGIEPATSAAPHESEAASVMNGPRWGKDFPSGGNDEVSETYESEDEDEGDVFVDATSQSASGLSSLASSRGGSPAPLGTTWGAEGGAEGADAGTHARRRSSGASGSTLSMILSPSPARRPNRRRRLFSGGAEGAEGADVTRAANDGARTREGEAERAELDRVVTMERVSFWSMLACLTGYLAVGVFAYAEHPDVPSNLLDAYPADDLPMLAASLFMGLSCVASYPINHFASRAALDDLYVAGVCAWKRCFAKTAGDDDSGVTLGPTPAPPGQAPVGRHCTQTVAFVASTTALALAVDDLGVVFQVIGATAGAVVIFILPGILLLLPGYHGAGCGGAVGGAVWGAVGEPDEESGDVGLERTREDGGTHARAASRHWTEMGDSIGGYDELTFSGHLLDAPLLNAGDGPGPNGGVEGTRGGAASRTVPRGAAALGAALVCTGALIAATSVHLIFFADDVGAPGSGFV